A genomic region of Arachis stenosperma cultivar V10309 chromosome 9, arast.V10309.gnm1.PFL2, whole genome shotgun sequence contains the following coding sequences:
- the LOC130949548 gene encoding uncharacterized mitochondrial protein AtMg00810-like, giving the protein MNLKLTETLTTASFTKSQSDHSVYTKITPQGVTIIMVYIDDLVLTGGDLDEIERIKKLLDLRFKIKDFGDLKYFLGMEVARSSKGIHICQRKYALDILKNFGYLDCKPVSTHMDYTCTSKLSRDSGIALPDRTPYQQLVGRLLYLTNTRSDIAYAMGQLSQFIDCPTDEHMRATFRVLKYLKGCSSIGVFFSADNDLKLTGFAGADWATCADTRKSITGHYFYLGSSLISWKNKKQSVVARSSSEAEYRALALATCQAQ; this is encoded by the coding sequence ATGAACTTAAAGTTGACTGAAACTCTCACCACTGCGAGCTTCACCAAATCTCAATCAGATCATTCTGTATATACAAAAATCACTCCTCAAGGGGTTACCATCATTATGGTTTATATTGATGACCTTGTTTTGACTGGTGGTGACTTGGATGAAATTGAGAGAATCAAAAAGTTACTTGATCTGCGGTTTAAAATCAAAGATTTTGGTGATTTGAAGTATTTCTTAGGAATGGAAGTGGCTAGATCCTCCAAAGGAATTCACATATGTCAGAGGAAATATGCGCTTGACATCCTCAAAAATTTTGGGTACTTAGATTGCAAACCTGTTAGCACGCATATGGATTACACTTGTACTTCCAAATTGTCAAGAGATAGTGGCATTGCTCTACCTGATCGCACTCCTTACCAGCAGCTCGTTGGAAGACTATTATACCTAACTAATACACGGTCAGACATTGCTTATGCTATGGGGCAACTTAGTCAGTTCATTGATTGCCCAACTGATGAGCACATGCGGGCAACTTTTCGTGTGTTAAAATACTTAAAAGGATGCTCGTCCATTGGTGTTTTCTTTTCAGCAGACAATGACCTCAAGCTTACTGGTTTTGCTGGTGCCGATTGGGCAACATGTGCAGATACTCGAAAGTCTATCACTGGCCACTACTTCTATCTTGGAAGTTCCTTAATTAGTTGGAAGAATAAGAAACAAAGTGTCGTCGCTAGATCCTCCTCCGAGGCAGAATATCGAGCCTTGGCATTGGCTACTTGCCAAGCTCAATGA